The following are encoded together in the Candidatus Flexicrinis proximus genome:
- a CDS encoding response regulator — MTAKILVVEDNHALRSDMIEMLRLEGFDVAGAENGVVGLNVAREYRPDLVVCDIMMPELDGYGVLEGVRVDPNLRTIPFIFLTAKADRTDIRRGMGQGADDYLTKPFENEELLAAIKARLTARFTIEEMTEVRLTQLRDSITTALPHELRTPLNTIIGFSDMLMMEAPQNTPEQVLEWATHINSSALRLHRLVENYLTYVRIQSLLADTKRLANIRRQVCGNPHIAAEHQAIYAAQRTHREADLSLRHGQPAAIMIAEHDLNKVMDEILDNAFKFSDPGTPIILQTGVERFGDDDCFCIRLTDYGRGMSDEQIEGVGAYMQFDRVLYEQQGSGLGLAIARGLTEMYEGSITIESLQNDYMTVTLAYKIAHQ; from the coding sequence ATGACCGCCAAGATCCTAGTAGTTGAAGATAACCACGCTCTCCGCAGCGATATGATCGAGATGCTGCGCCTTGAAGGATTCGACGTAGCCGGCGCTGAAAACGGCGTAGTCGGCCTGAATGTCGCCCGAGAATACCGGCCCGATCTGGTCGTATGCGACATTATGATGCCTGAGCTGGATGGTTACGGAGTACTTGAAGGCGTCAGGGTTGATCCCAACCTCAGGACGATACCGTTTATTTTCCTGACTGCCAAGGCCGACCGGACGGACATCCGGCGCGGCATGGGACAGGGCGCCGACGATTACCTGACCAAACCGTTCGAAAACGAAGAGCTGCTGGCGGCCATCAAGGCACGGCTGACGGCGCGCTTCACGATCGAAGAGATGACGGAAGTGAGGCTGACGCAGCTGCGCGACAGCATCACCACTGCCCTGCCCCACGAACTCCGCACGCCGCTGAATACGATCATCGGCTTCAGCGACATGCTGATGATGGAAGCGCCGCAGAACACGCCGGAACAGGTGCTCGAATGGGCGACACATATCAACTCTTCGGCACTGCGGCTGCACCGCCTGGTGGAAAACTACCTCACCTACGTGCGGATTCAGTCGCTGCTGGCCGATACCAAGCGGCTGGCGAATATCCGGCGTCAAGTGTGCGGCAACCCGCACATCGCGGCCGAGCATCAGGCGATTTACGCTGCACAGCGGACGCATCGCGAAGCGGATCTCAGCTTGCGTCACGGCCAGCCTGCCGCAATCATGATCGCCGAACATGACCTGAATAAGGTGATGGACGAAATCCTCGATAACGCTTTCAAGTTCTCCGACCCAGGGACGCCGATTATCCTGCAAACCGGAGTCGAACGGTTCGGCGACGATGACTGCTTCTGCATCCGGCTGACCGATTATGGCCGCGGCATGAGCGACGAGCAGATAGAGGGTGTTGGCGCATACATGCAATTCGACCGCGTGCTGTATGAGCAGCAGGGCAGCGGGCTTGGGCTGGCGATAGCCCGCGGGCTGACCGAGATGTACGAAGGCAGCATCACCATCGAGAGTCTGCAGAACGACTATATGACGGTGACTCTGGCGTACAAGATCGCTCACCAGTAA
- the kynA gene encoding tryptophan 2,3-dioxygenase, with protein sequence MTDSSGSDAKLDFTNAMSYGDYLGLETLLSAQLPLSDHHDEMLFIIQHQTSELWMRLMLHELDAARRQIRWDELPPAFKMMARVSRIMEQLVSSWDVLATLTPSEYSQFRGLLGHSSGFQSHQYRMIEYILGAKSEIAARPFKHTPEIYEQVLAYLQAPSIYDEALRLLARRGFQIDASVVERDWTQPNTINASVEAAWLEVYRDHSKYWELYELAEKLVDLEDSFRQWRFRHLTTVQRIIGFKRGTGGTAGVSYLKSVLERELFPELWKLRTSL encoded by the coding sequence ATGACGGATAGTTCCGGATCTGATGCGAAACTCGACTTTACCAATGCCATGAGTTATGGCGATTATCTGGGTTTGGAGACGCTGCTTTCGGCCCAACTTCCCTTAAGCGATCATCATGACGAAATGCTCTTTATAATTCAGCACCAGACCAGCGAGTTGTGGATGCGGCTGATGCTCCACGAACTCGATGCCGCGCGCCGCCAGATCCGGTGGGACGAACTGCCGCCTGCCTTTAAGATGATGGCCCGCGTGTCCCGCATCATGGAGCAGTTGGTCAGCTCCTGGGACGTACTCGCGACCCTGACCCCCAGCGAGTACAGCCAGTTCCGCGGGCTGCTCGGACATTCCTCAGGCTTCCAGTCGCACCAGTACCGCATGATTGAATACATCCTGGGTGCCAAGAGCGAAATCGCCGCCCGCCCCTTCAAGCATACTCCCGAAATTTACGAGCAGGTGTTGGCATATCTTCAGGCGCCCTCAATCTATGACGAAGCACTCCGGCTGCTCGCGCGCCGCGGCTTCCAGATCGATGCGTCGGTGGTTGAGCGGGACTGGACCCAGCCCAATACCATCAATGCCAGCGTCGAGGCGGCCTGGCTCGAAGTCTACCGCGATCACAGCAAGTACTGGGAGTTGTATGAACTGGCCGAAAAACTCGTCGATCTCGAAGACAGCTTCCGCCAGTGGCGTTTTCGTCACCTGACAACGGTACAGCGCATTATCGGCTTCAAGCGCGGAACCGGCGGCACGGCAGGGGTAAGCTATCTGAAAAGCGTTCTTGAGCGCGAGCTGTTCCCGGAACTCTGGAAGCTGCGCACCTCGCTCTAG